In a genomic window of Tripterygium wilfordii isolate XIE 37 chromosome 8, ASM1340144v1, whole genome shotgun sequence:
- the LOC120003221 gene encoding dynamin-like protein ARC5 isoform X1, whose amino-acid sequence METEGGALREQWRLYEAYNDLHGLAQELETPFDAPAVLVVGHQTDGKSALVEALMGFQFNHVGGGTKTRRPITLHMKYDPLCDLPVCHLVSEDDPTVSHEKSLPQIQAYIEAENMRLERESSCQFSAKEIIIRVEYKYCPNLTIIDTPGLVAPPPGQKNRELQSRGRAVESLVRAKMQHKEFIILCLEDCSDWSNATTRRVVMQIDPELSRTVIVSTKLDTKILQFAGASDVEVFLSPPAGTLDGLILGDSPFFTSVPSGRVGSGHDSVYGSNEEFKQAVYLREVEDVASLETKLGRSLTMQERSRIGVSKLRFFLEKLLQKRYMESVPLIIPLLEKEFRSTTKKLAEINRELSTLDEVKLKEKVLSFHDMFLTKLSSLLRGTVIAPPDKFGEALQDERISGGAFVSIDGLQFPHKLIPNAGMHLYGGAQYHRAMAEFRFVVGGIKCPPITREEIVNACGVEDIHDGTNYSRTACVIAVAKARDTFEPFLHQLGCRLLHILKRLLPIAVYLLQKDGEYLSSHEVFLRRVASAFNNFAESTERACREKCMEDLVSCVVLTVSTTRYVSWSLHNKNRAGLRQFLDSFGGTEQSTLGENSTPAHLSQGMTLASVAKEKNETKLRSEVKLSHLALGVESSAYIQSTETRLTDLLDSTLWNRRLVPSSERIVYALVQHIFHGIREYFLASTELKFNCFLLMPIVEKLPALLREDIESSFQDDLDTVFDISNLSSSLGQRQRDTEIELRRVKRLKEKFKLIHEQMNTHQIVPNPIPKSTK is encoded by the exons ATGGAGACGGAGGGAGGGGCTTTGCGGGAGCAGTGGAGGCTGTATGAGGCGTACAACGATCTTCACGGGCTGGCGCAGGAGCTGGAGACCCCATTCGATGCCCCCGCAGTGCTGGTTGTCGGCCACCAGACCGACGGCAAGAGCGCCCTCGTTGAGGCCCTAATGGGTTTCCAATTCAACCACGTCGGCGGCGGCACCAAGACACGCCGTCCCATCACTCTCCACATGAAATACGACCCCTTATGCGACCTCCCTGTCTGCCACCTAGTCTCCGAAGATGATCCCACAGTCTCCCACGAGAAATCCCTCCCTCAAATTCAG gcGTACATTGAGGCTGAAAACATGAGATTGGAGCGCGAATCATCGTGTCAGTTCTCTGCTAAGGAGATAATCATCCGGGTTGAGTACAAGTACTGCCCCAACCTCACTATTATTGACACGCCTGGGCTTGTTGCTCCTCCCCCAGGTCAAAAAAATAGAGAGTTACAG AGTCGAGGTCGTGCGGTGGAGTCCTTGGTGCGAGCGAAAATGCAGCATAAAGAGTTTATAATATTATGTCTTGAGGACTGCAGTGATTGGAGCAATGCAACTACTAGAAGGGTCGTCATGCAA ATTGATCCGGAGCTTTCAAGGACTGTTATAGTGTCAACCAAGCTCGATACAAAAATACTCCAGTTTGCAGGCGCCTCAGATGTGGAAGTCTTCCTTTCACCACCTGCAGGCACTCTTGATGGACTTATATTGGGCGATTCTCCCTTTTTTACGTCTGTGCCTTCTGGAAGAGTTGGTTCTGGACATGATTCAGTATATGGATCAAATGAAGAGTTTAAACAG GCTGTCTATCTAAGAGAAGTGGAAGATGTTGCATCCTTGGAGACGAAGCTAGGTAGGTCACTGACAATGCAAGAAAGAAGTAGAATAGGTGTAAGCAAACTACGGTTCTTCTTGGAGAAATTGCTGCAGAAAAG GTATATGGAAAGTGTTCCTTTGATCATTCCACTTCTTGAAAAGGAGTTCCGCAGTACAACTAAAAAGCTGGCTGAAATAAATAGGGAACTCAG TACTTTGGATGAAGTAAAGTTGAAGGAGAAAGTACTGTCTTTTCACGATATGTTCTTAACGAAG TTGTCGTCACTGTTGAGAGGGACGGTCATTGCTCCTCCAGATAAATTTG GTGAAGCATTGCAAGATGAGAGAATCAGTGGAGGGGCCTTTGTTAGTATTGATGGGCTTCAATTCCCTCACAAGCTCATACCT AACGCAGGGATGCACCTATATGGAGGTGCACAGTATCATCGTGCTATGGCTGAATTCCGCTTTGTGGTTGGAGGAATTAAGTGTCCTCCAATCACACGAGAAGAAATTGTAAATGCGTGTGGAGTTGAAGATATTCATGACGGAACAAATTACTCCAG GACGGCTTGCGTAATAGCTGTTGCAAAGGCTCGTGACACATTTGAACCTTTCCTTCACCAG TTGGGTTGTAGACTCTTGCACATTCTGAAGAGATTGCTTCCTATCGCTGTCTATCTTCTTCAG AAAGATGGTGAATATCTAAGTAGCCATGAGGTGTTTCTCAGACGTGTTGCTTCTGCCTTCAACAACTTTGCAGAATCTACTGAAAGAGCATGCCGTGAAAA ATGCATGGAGGATTTAGTAAGCTGTGTGGTGCTTACAGTAAGCACCACCCGCTATGTCTCATGGTCCCTCCACAATAAG AATCGAGCTGGACTGCGTCAATTTTTAGACTCATTTGGTGGCACAGAGCAGTCCACATTGGGTGAAAATTCAACACCCGCTCATCTTTCTCAAGGTATGACCCTTGCATCAGTTGCCAAGGAGAAGAATGAAACTAAGTTAAGGTCAGAGGTGAAGCTTAGTCATTTAGCCTTGGGTGTTGAATCAAGTGCTTATATACAATCTACAGAAACGAGGCTGACTGACCTCTTAGACAGCACGCTCTGGAATCGGAGACTTGTTCCTTCATCTGAAAGGATTGTTTATGCTTTGGTACAACATATATTTCATGGCATAAGAGAATATTTTTTGGCTTCTACAGAATTAAAG TTTAACTGCTTTCTGCTAATGCCAATTGTAGAAAAGTTACCTGCCCTCCTCCGGGAGGacattgaatcttcatttcaaGATGATTTGGATACCGTATTTGACATTAGCAATCTGAGTTCCTCATTGGGCCAACGGCAACGAGATACAGAGATTGAGCTTAGAAGG GTTAAGAGGCTCAAAGAGAAATTCAAACTGATACATGAGCAGATGAATACGCATCAAATTGTTCCAAACCCGATTCCGAAATCCACCAAGTGA
- the LOC120003221 gene encoding dynamin-like protein ARC5 isoform X2: METEGGALREQWRLYEAYNDLHGLAQELETPFDAPAVLVVGHQTDGKSALVEALMGFQFNHVGGGTKTRRPITLHMKYDPLCDLPVCHLVSEDDPTVSHEKSLPQIQAYIEAENMRLERESSCQFSAKEIIIRVEYKYCPNLTIIDTPGLVAPPPGQKNRELQSRGRAVESLVRAKMQHKEFIILCLEDCSDWSNATTRRVVMQIDPELSRTVIVSTKLDTKILQFAGASDVEVFLSPPAGTLDGLILGDSPFFTSVPSGRVGSGHDSVYGSNEEFKQAVYLREVEDVASLETKLGRSLTMQERSRIGVSKLRFFLEKLLQKRYMESVPLIIPLLEKEFRSTTKKLAEINRELSTLDEVKLKEKVLSFHDMFLTKLSSLLRGTVIAPPDKFGEALQDERISGGAFVSIDGLQFPHKLIPNAGMHLYGGAQYHRAMAEFRFVVGGIKCPPITREEIVNACGVEDIHDGTNYSRTACVIAVAKARDTFEPFLHQLGCRLLHILKRLLPIAVYLLQKDGEYLSSHEVFLRRVASAFNNFAESTERACREKCMEDLVSCVVLTVSTTRYVSWSLHNKNRAGLRQFLDSFGGTEQSTLGENSTPAHLSQETRLTDLLDSTLWNRRLVPSSERIVYALVQHIFHGIREYFLASTELKFNCFLLMPIVEKLPALLREDIESSFQDDLDTVFDISNLSSSLGQRQRDTEIELRRVKRLKEKFKLIHEQMNTHQIVPNPIPKSTK, from the exons ATGGAGACGGAGGGAGGGGCTTTGCGGGAGCAGTGGAGGCTGTATGAGGCGTACAACGATCTTCACGGGCTGGCGCAGGAGCTGGAGACCCCATTCGATGCCCCCGCAGTGCTGGTTGTCGGCCACCAGACCGACGGCAAGAGCGCCCTCGTTGAGGCCCTAATGGGTTTCCAATTCAACCACGTCGGCGGCGGCACCAAGACACGCCGTCCCATCACTCTCCACATGAAATACGACCCCTTATGCGACCTCCCTGTCTGCCACCTAGTCTCCGAAGATGATCCCACAGTCTCCCACGAGAAATCCCTCCCTCAAATTCAG gcGTACATTGAGGCTGAAAACATGAGATTGGAGCGCGAATCATCGTGTCAGTTCTCTGCTAAGGAGATAATCATCCGGGTTGAGTACAAGTACTGCCCCAACCTCACTATTATTGACACGCCTGGGCTTGTTGCTCCTCCCCCAGGTCAAAAAAATAGAGAGTTACAG AGTCGAGGTCGTGCGGTGGAGTCCTTGGTGCGAGCGAAAATGCAGCATAAAGAGTTTATAATATTATGTCTTGAGGACTGCAGTGATTGGAGCAATGCAACTACTAGAAGGGTCGTCATGCAA ATTGATCCGGAGCTTTCAAGGACTGTTATAGTGTCAACCAAGCTCGATACAAAAATACTCCAGTTTGCAGGCGCCTCAGATGTGGAAGTCTTCCTTTCACCACCTGCAGGCACTCTTGATGGACTTATATTGGGCGATTCTCCCTTTTTTACGTCTGTGCCTTCTGGAAGAGTTGGTTCTGGACATGATTCAGTATATGGATCAAATGAAGAGTTTAAACAG GCTGTCTATCTAAGAGAAGTGGAAGATGTTGCATCCTTGGAGACGAAGCTAGGTAGGTCACTGACAATGCAAGAAAGAAGTAGAATAGGTGTAAGCAAACTACGGTTCTTCTTGGAGAAATTGCTGCAGAAAAG GTATATGGAAAGTGTTCCTTTGATCATTCCACTTCTTGAAAAGGAGTTCCGCAGTACAACTAAAAAGCTGGCTGAAATAAATAGGGAACTCAG TACTTTGGATGAAGTAAAGTTGAAGGAGAAAGTACTGTCTTTTCACGATATGTTCTTAACGAAG TTGTCGTCACTGTTGAGAGGGACGGTCATTGCTCCTCCAGATAAATTTG GTGAAGCATTGCAAGATGAGAGAATCAGTGGAGGGGCCTTTGTTAGTATTGATGGGCTTCAATTCCCTCACAAGCTCATACCT AACGCAGGGATGCACCTATATGGAGGTGCACAGTATCATCGTGCTATGGCTGAATTCCGCTTTGTGGTTGGAGGAATTAAGTGTCCTCCAATCACACGAGAAGAAATTGTAAATGCGTGTGGAGTTGAAGATATTCATGACGGAACAAATTACTCCAG GACGGCTTGCGTAATAGCTGTTGCAAAGGCTCGTGACACATTTGAACCTTTCCTTCACCAG TTGGGTTGTAGACTCTTGCACATTCTGAAGAGATTGCTTCCTATCGCTGTCTATCTTCTTCAG AAAGATGGTGAATATCTAAGTAGCCATGAGGTGTTTCTCAGACGTGTTGCTTCTGCCTTCAACAACTTTGCAGAATCTACTGAAAGAGCATGCCGTGAAAA ATGCATGGAGGATTTAGTAAGCTGTGTGGTGCTTACAGTAAGCACCACCCGCTATGTCTCATGGTCCCTCCACAATAAG AATCGAGCTGGACTGCGTCAATTTTTAGACTCATTTGGTGGCACAGAGCAGTCCACATTGGGTGAAAATTCAACACCCGCTCATCTTTCTCAAG AAACGAGGCTGACTGACCTCTTAGACAGCACGCTCTGGAATCGGAGACTTGTTCCTTCATCTGAAAGGATTGTTTATGCTTTGGTACAACATATATTTCATGGCATAAGAGAATATTTTTTGGCTTCTACAGAATTAAAG TTTAACTGCTTTCTGCTAATGCCAATTGTAGAAAAGTTACCTGCCCTCCTCCGGGAGGacattgaatcttcatttcaaGATGATTTGGATACCGTATTTGACATTAGCAATCTGAGTTCCTCATTGGGCCAACGGCAACGAGATACAGAGATTGAGCTTAGAAGG GTTAAGAGGCTCAAAGAGAAATTCAAACTGATACATGAGCAGATGAATACGCATCAAATTGTTCCAAACCCGATTCCGAAATCCACCAAGTGA
- the LOC120004554 gene encoding transmembrane protein 64-like codes for MLPSEELGKEDANSRHYSREDNEYVRLVISNEPGATEADTLPSQANTRIDAFIWCIRALLLSILFIICLLILLKWGVPFVFEKVLIPMMQWEATAFGRPVLALVLVASLALFPVFLIPSGPSMWLAGMIFGYGLGFVIIMVGTTIGMVLPYWIGLLFRDRIHQWLQRWPKKAAVLRLAAEGSWFHQFRVVAIFRVSPFPYTIFNYAIVVTSMRFWPYLCGSFAGMVPEAFIYIYSGRLIRTLADVQYGNYHMTTVEIVYNVISLIVAIITTIAFTVYAKRALKELERSETKKEARPANHGSLEMEKLPFERPKLSESPSFSL; via the exons ATGCTCCCTTCTGAGGAGTTGGGGAAAGAAGATGCAAATTCTCGGCATTACTCAAGGGAAGACAATGAGTATGTTAGACTGGTTATATCCAATGAACCAGGTGCGACTGAAGCTGATACACTACCATCTCAGGCAAACACCAGGATTGACGCTTTCATTTGGTGTATCAGAGCGTTATTACTTTCCATTCTTTTTATCATCTGCCTTCTCATACTCTTGAAATGGGGAGTGCCATTTGTTTTTGAGAAG GTTCTCATCCCTATGATGCAATGGGAGGCTACTGCCTTTGGTCGTCCAGTTCTTGCCCTTGTGCTTGTTGCTTCTCTTGCATTATTCCCCGTGTTCTTAATTCCTTCAGGGCCTTCCATGTGGTTGGCTGGAATGATCTTTGGATACGGTCTTGGGTTTGTCATAATTATGGTTGGAACGACTATCGGGATGGTCCTACCTTATTGGATTGGACTACTATTCCGTGATCGCATTCAT CAATGGTTACAAAGATGGCCGAAGAAAGCTGCTGTACTTAGACTTGCTGCTGAGGGGAGCTGGTTCCATCAATTTCGAGTAGTTGCTATCTTTAGGGTTTCACCATTTCCTTACACGATTTTCAATTATGCGATAGTGGTAACGAGCATGAGATTTTGGCCCTACCTATGCGGTTCATTTGCTGGCATGGTACCAGAAGCTTTCATCTACATCTACAG tGGTCGGTTGATAAGGACGTTAGCAGATGTGCAATATGGAAACTATCACATGACTACGGTGGAAATTGTATACAACGTTATCTCCCTCATCGTTGCAATCATCACCACAATTGCCTTCACAGTTTATGCTAAAAGAGCTTTAAAAGAGCTTGAAAGGTCTGAGACCAAGAAAGAAGCCCGTCCCGCTAATCATGGCAGTCTTGAGATGGAAAAGCTTCCATTTGAACGACCAAAGCTTTCAGAATCCCCATCCTTTTCACTATAA
- the LOC120004553 gene encoding MLO-like protein 13 isoform X1: MEEDSNSLEYTPTWIVAMVSLIIILLSLFAERGLHKLGKLLMHKKQDALFEALQKLKEELMLLGFISLLLTVGQGVIQRICMPPGLASHMLPCKKHAEGHNHEKYSLQTLNNGRRLLSVGVGSEYCTHKGKVPLLSLEALHQLHIFIFVLAVVHVIFCVTTMILGGARIGQWKHWEDSIKGKSLADAVPTKASHAKHRRSFLKKHAEGDWRKAAVISWMISFFKQFYGSITKSDYIELRYGFIMTHCPRRPNFDFHKYMTRTLEIDFKRVVSISWYLWLFVVLFLLLNVEGWHSYFWLSFLPLILLLLVGAKLEHIIMRMAQEVVDKMSHDEENAVVEPSDKHFWFHSPDIVLYLIHFILFQNSFEIAFFFWIWSTYGFNSCIMEKLGYIVPRLFMGVIVQVLCSYSTLPLYALVSQMGSKFKRGMFNEQVHSALDDWIGKSRGDTLNRYEKNTENSDHVTEESAAAIVELPVIENHTSTS; encoded by the exons ATGGAGGAAGACAGTAACTCCTTGGAGTATACACCAACATGGATAGTTGCCATGGTCTCTTTGATCATTATTCTCTTATCACTTTTCGCTGAGCGTGGACTGCATAAACTGGGAAAG TTGTTGATGCATAAGAAACAAGATGCATTATTCGAAGCCTTGCAGAAGTTGAAAGAAG aATTGATGCTTTTAGGGTTCATTTCTCTTCTGTTAACTGTCGGCCAAGGTGTGATACAACGCATATGCATGCCCCCTGGTCTTGCATCTCACATGCTGCCATGCAAGAAGCATGCTGAGGGTCACAATCATGAAAAGTATTCTCTTCAAACTTTGAACAATGGAAGACGGCTATTGTCTGTCGGAGTTGGCTCAGAATATTGCACACACAAG GGAAAGGTTCCGTTGTTATCATTGGAAGCGTTACATCAGCTGCATATTTTCATCTTCGTATTAGCAGTTGTCCATGTTATCTTCTGTGTCACTACAATGATTCTTGGAGGGGCAAGG ATAGGCCAGTGGAAGCATTGGGAGGATTCGATCAAGGGAAAATCACTTGCGGATGCAG TTCCAACAAAGGCAAGTCATGCCAAACATAGAAGGTCATTCCTCAAAAAACATGCTGAAGGAGATTGGAGAAAAGCGGCCGTTATTAGTTGGATG ATATCGTTCTTCAAACAGTTTTATGGCTCGATTACCAAGTCAGACTATATAGAACTTCGATATGGATTTATCATG ACTCACTGCCCCAGAAGACCTAATTTTGATTTCCACAAGTACATGACGCGGACACTCGAAATTGATTTCAAAAGGGTTGTTAGCATAAG CTGGTACTTGTGGCTCTTTGTTGTGCTGTTTTTGCTGCTGAATGTGGAAG GATGGCACTCGTATTTCTGGTTATCTTTTCTACCATTGATT CTTCTACTTCTTGTGGGAGCAAAGCTAGAGCACATAATCATGCGTATGGCTCAGGAGGTTGTCGATAAGATGAGCCATGACGAGGAAAATGCAGTAGTAGAGCCTTCAGACAAACACTTCTGGTTTCATAGCCCTGACATTGTTCTTTACTTGATTCACTTCATTCTGTTTCAGAATTCATTTGAAATTGCCTTCTTCTTCTGGATTTGG AGTACGTACGGATTCAATTCCTGTATCATGGAAAAACTGGGATATATCGTGCCGAGACTTTTTATGGG AGTGATTGTTCAAGTGCTCTGCAGTTACAGCACCTTGCCTTTGTATGCTCTGGTTTCCCAG ATGGGTAGCAAGTTCAAAAGAGGCATGTTCAATGAACAAGTTCATTCTGCGTTGGACGACTGGATTGGTAAAAGCAGAGGCGATACATTGAATAGATATGAGAAAAACACAGAAAACTCAGATCATGTAACTGAAGAAAGTGCAGCAGCAATAGTTGAGCTCCCTGTCATAGAAAATCATACTTCAACATCttaa
- the LOC120004553 gene encoding MLO-like protein 13 isoform X2 — protein MEEDSNSLEYTPTWIVAMVSLIIILLSLFAERGLHKLGKLLMHKKQDALFEALQKLKEELMLLGFISLLLTVGQGVIQRICMPPGLASHMLPCKKHAEGHNHEKYSLQTLNNGRRLLSVGVGSEYCTHKGKVPLLSLEALHQLHIFIFVLAVVHVIFCVTTMILGGARIGQWKHWEDSIKGKSLADAVPTKASHAKHRRSFLKKHAEGDWRKAAVISWMISFFKQFYGSITKSDYIELRYGFIMTHCPRRPNFDFHKYMTRTLEIDFKRVVSISWYLWLFVVLFLLLNVEGWHSYFWLSFLPLILLLLVGAKLEHIIMRMAQEVVDKMSHDEENAVVEPSDKHFWFHSPDIVLYLIHFILFQNSFEIAFFFWIWSTYGFNSCIMEKLGYIVPRLFMG, from the exons ATGGAGGAAGACAGTAACTCCTTGGAGTATACACCAACATGGATAGTTGCCATGGTCTCTTTGATCATTATTCTCTTATCACTTTTCGCTGAGCGTGGACTGCATAAACTGGGAAAG TTGTTGATGCATAAGAAACAAGATGCATTATTCGAAGCCTTGCAGAAGTTGAAAGAAG aATTGATGCTTTTAGGGTTCATTTCTCTTCTGTTAACTGTCGGCCAAGGTGTGATACAACGCATATGCATGCCCCCTGGTCTTGCATCTCACATGCTGCCATGCAAGAAGCATGCTGAGGGTCACAATCATGAAAAGTATTCTCTTCAAACTTTGAACAATGGAAGACGGCTATTGTCTGTCGGAGTTGGCTCAGAATATTGCACACACAAG GGAAAGGTTCCGTTGTTATCATTGGAAGCGTTACATCAGCTGCATATTTTCATCTTCGTATTAGCAGTTGTCCATGTTATCTTCTGTGTCACTACAATGATTCTTGGAGGGGCAAGG ATAGGCCAGTGGAAGCATTGGGAGGATTCGATCAAGGGAAAATCACTTGCGGATGCAG TTCCAACAAAGGCAAGTCATGCCAAACATAGAAGGTCATTCCTCAAAAAACATGCTGAAGGAGATTGGAGAAAAGCGGCCGTTATTAGTTGGATG ATATCGTTCTTCAAACAGTTTTATGGCTCGATTACCAAGTCAGACTATATAGAACTTCGATATGGATTTATCATG ACTCACTGCCCCAGAAGACCTAATTTTGATTTCCACAAGTACATGACGCGGACACTCGAAATTGATTTCAAAAGGGTTGTTAGCATAAG CTGGTACTTGTGGCTCTTTGTTGTGCTGTTTTTGCTGCTGAATGTGGAAG GATGGCACTCGTATTTCTGGTTATCTTTTCTACCATTGATT CTTCTACTTCTTGTGGGAGCAAAGCTAGAGCACATAATCATGCGTATGGCTCAGGAGGTTGTCGATAAGATGAGCCATGACGAGGAAAATGCAGTAGTAGAGCCTTCAGACAAACACTTCTGGTTTCATAGCCCTGACATTGTTCTTTACTTGATTCACTTCATTCTGTTTCAGAATTCATTTGAAATTGCCTTCTTCTTCTGGATTTGG AGTACGTACGGATTCAATTCCTGTATCATGGAAAAACTGGGATATATCGTGCCGAGACTTTTTATGGGGTAA
- the LOC120004047 gene encoding endoglucanase 25-like, with the protein MSMYGRDPWGGPLEIHAADSATDDDRSRNLQDLDRAALSSRPLDETQQSWLLGPGEQKKKKYVDLGCIIVSRKIFVWTVGTLLFSAFIAGFVTLIVKTVPRHHHSKAAPDNYTLALNKALMFFNAQRSGKLPKHNNVSWRGNSCLRDGKSDPSTMFKDLSGGYFDAGDAIKFNFPGSFAMTMLSWSVIEYSAKYEAAGELNHVKEIIKWGTDYFLRSFNSSADSIDRIAAQVGAGDTSGGSTAPNDHYCWMRPEDIDYPRTVTECHSCSDLAAEMAAALASASIVFKDNKVYSQKLVHGAKTLFKFSRDQRGRYSAGGSDAAIFYNSSMYWDEFIWGGAWLYYATGNNSYLTLATTPGIAKHAGAFWGGPDYGILSWDNKLVGAQVLLSRLRLFLSPGYPYEEMLRTFHNQTSIVMCSYLPIFTSFNRTKGGLIQLNHGRPQPLQYVVNAAFLATLYSDYLEAADTPGWYCGPNFYSTDVLREFAKTQIDYILGKNPRKMSYVVGFGDHYPKHVHHRGASIPKNKIKYNCKGGWKYRDSKKPNPNTIVGAMVAGPDKHDGFHDVRTNYNYTEPTLAGNAGLVAALVALSGEKNTRIDKNTIFSAVPPMFPTPPPPPAPWKP; encoded by the exons ATGAGTATGTACGGGAGAGACCCTTGGGGGGGTCCGTTGGAAATACACGCGGCGGATTCAGCCACAGATGATGACCGGAGCAGGAATCTTCAGGATCTTGACAGGGCTGCTCTTTCTTCAAGGCCTCTGGATGAGACACAACAGAGTTGGCTTTTGGGTCCTGGagagcagaagaagaagaagtatgtgGATCTGGGTTGTATCATTGTTAGTCGCAAGATCTTTGTCTGGACTGTTGGGACTCTCCTCTTCTCTGCCTTCATTGCTGGATTTGTTACTCTTATTGTCAAGACTGTTCCTCGCCACCACCACTCTAAGGCTGCTCCGGACAACTACACTCTTGCACTCAACAAGGCACTTATGTTCTTCAACGCCCAACGCT CGGGTAAACTGCCGAAGCATAACAATGTGTCATGGAGGGGTAATTCTTGCCTTAGAGATGGCAAGTCGGATCCATCGACCATGTTTAAGGACCTGTCTGGGGGATACTTTGATGCTGGGGATGCTATCAAGTTCAATTTCCCTGGATCATTTGCAATGACCATGTTGAGCTGGAGTGTTATTGAGTACAGCGCCAAATATGAAGCTGCTGGTGAGCTCAACCATGTTAAGGAAATCATTAAGTGGGGCACCGATTACTTTCTCAGGTCCTTCAATAGCTCAGCTGATTCCATTGACAGGATAGCTGCTCAG GTTGGTGCAGGGGATACTTCTGGTGGAAGCACAGCTCCTAATGATCATTACTGCTGGATGCGTCCGGAGGACATTGATTACCCACGAACTGTGACTGAATGTCACAGTTGCTCGGATCTTGCTGCAGAAATGGCAGCTGCTTTAGCTTCTGCGTCCATTGTTTTCAAAGACAACAAAGTCTACTcccaaaaacttgttcatggTGCCAAAACACTGTTTAAGTTCTCGAGGGATCAGCGGGGCAGATATAGTGCAGGTGGTTCAGATGCTGCAATCTTTTATAATTCCTCTATGTATTGGGATGAGTTTATATGGGGTGGAGCTTGGCTTTATTATGCAACTGGAAACAATAGTTACCTTACGCTTGCTACTACTCCTGGTATTGCTAAGCATGCTGGTGCTTTCTGGGGAGGTCCTGACTATGGTATACTTAGCTGGGACAATAAGCTTGTTGGTGCTCAG GTGCTTTTGAGTCGTTTGAGATTGTTCTTGAGCCCTGGGTATCCGTATGAAGAAATGTTGAGGACATTTCACAACCAGACCAGCATAGTCATGTGCTCGTACCTACCAATTTTCACCAGCTTTAATAGAACCAAGG GTGGTTTGATACAGTTAAATCATGGAAGGCCGCAGCCTCTTCAATATGTTGTCAATGCAGCCTTCTTAGCCACTTTATACAGTGACTATCTTGAAGCGGCTGATACTCCTGGGTGGTACTGCGGACCCAATTTCTATTCAACTGATGTGTTGCGAGAATTTGCCAAGACTCAG ATTGATTATATACTTGGCAAAAATCCTCGCAAAATGAGCTATGTTGTGGGCTTCGGTGATCATTACCCGAAACATGTCCACCATAGAGGTGCATCTATCCCTAAGAATAAGATCAAATATAACTGCAAAGGAGGATGGAAATACAGAGACTCTAAAAAACCAAACCCAAATACAATTGTGGGAGCTATGGTTGCTGGCCCCGACAAACATGATGGTTTCCACGATGTACGTACTAACTACAATTATACGGAGCCAACTCTGGCAGGTAATGCTGGGTTGGTAGCTGCTCTCGTCGCGCTGTCTGGTGAAAAGAATACCAGGATTGACAAGAACACCATTTTCTCTGCTGTTCCTCCCATGTTTCCAACTCCACCGCCACCTCCTGCTCCCTGGAAACCTTGA